The following coding sequences are from one Odocoileus virginianus isolate 20LAN1187 ecotype Illinois chromosome 7, Ovbor_1.2, whole genome shotgun sequence window:
- the PRXL2A gene encoding peroxiredoxin-like 2A isoform X1: MSFLQDPSFFSMGMWSIGAGAIGAAALALLLANTDMFLAKPHKAALEYLEDIDLKTLEKDAVTFKAKALWEKNGAVIMAVRRPGCFLCREEAADLSSLRSRLDELGVPLYAVVKEHIKNEVKDFQPYFKGEIFLDEEKKFYGPQRRKMVFMGFVRLGVWRNFFRAWNGGFSGNLEGEGFILGGVFVMGPGKQGILLEHREKEFGDKVNLTSVLEAARKIRPQTSASEEK, encoded by the exons ATGTCTTTCCTCCAGGATCCCAGTTTCTTCAGCATGGGAATGTGGTCCATTGGTGCGGGGGCCATTGGAGCCGCTGCCTTGGCACTGCTCCTGGCCAACACAGACATGTTTCTGGCCAAGCCCCATAAAGCAGCATTGGAGTATCTGGAGGACATAGACCTGAAAACACTGGAGAAGG aTGCAGTAACTTTTAAAGCGAAGGCACTCTGGGAGAAGAATGGAGCTGTGATTATGGCTGTGCGGAGGCCAGGCTGCTTCCTCTGTCGGGAG GAGGCTGCAGATTTGTCCTCCCTGAGGTCCAGGTTGGACGAGCTGGGCGTCCCCCTCTATGCAGTGGTAAAGGAGCACATCAAGAATGAAGTTAAGGACTTCCAGCCTTATTTCAAAGGAGAAATCTTCTTGGATGAAGAG AAAAAGTTCTATGGCCCACAGAGACGGAAGATGGTGTTCATGGGATTTGTCCGTCTGGGCGTCTGGCGAAACTTCTTCCGGGCCTGGAATGGAGGCTTTTCTGGAAACCTTGAAGGCGAGGGCTTCATCCTTGGAGGTGTCTTTGTGATGGGACCAGGAAAGCAG GGCATTCTTCTCGAGCACCGAGAAAAGGAATTTGGAGACAAAGTAAACCTGACTTCTGTTCTGGAAGCTGCTAGGAAGATCAGACCACAGACTTCAGCCTCAGAGGAAAAATGA
- the PRXL2A gene encoding peroxiredoxin-like 2A isoform X2: MGMWSIGAGAIGAAALALLLANTDMFLAKPHKAALEYLEDIDLKTLEKDAVTFKAKALWEKNGAVIMAVRRPGCFLCREEAADLSSLRSRLDELGVPLYAVVKEHIKNEVKDFQPYFKGEIFLDEEKKFYGPQRRKMVFMGFVRLGVWRNFFRAWNGGFSGNLEGEGFILGGVFVMGPGKQGILLEHREKEFGDKVNLTSVLEAARKIRPQTSASEEK, from the exons ATGGGAATGTGGTCCATTGGTGCGGGGGCCATTGGAGCCGCTGCCTTGGCACTGCTCCTGGCCAACACAGACATGTTTCTGGCCAAGCCCCATAAAGCAGCATTGGAGTATCTGGAGGACATAGACCTGAAAACACTGGAGAAGG aTGCAGTAACTTTTAAAGCGAAGGCACTCTGGGAGAAGAATGGAGCTGTGATTATGGCTGTGCGGAGGCCAGGCTGCTTCCTCTGTCGGGAG GAGGCTGCAGATTTGTCCTCCCTGAGGTCCAGGTTGGACGAGCTGGGCGTCCCCCTCTATGCAGTGGTAAAGGAGCACATCAAGAATGAAGTTAAGGACTTCCAGCCTTATTTCAAAGGAGAAATCTTCTTGGATGAAGAG AAAAAGTTCTATGGCCCACAGAGACGGAAGATGGTGTTCATGGGATTTGTCCGTCTGGGCGTCTGGCGAAACTTCTTCCGGGCCTGGAATGGAGGCTTTTCTGGAAACCTTGAAGGCGAGGGCTTCATCCTTGGAGGTGTCTTTGTGATGGGACCAGGAAAGCAG GGCATTCTTCTCGAGCACCGAGAAAAGGAATTTGGAGACAAAGTAAACCTGACTTCTGTTCTGGAAGCTGCTAGGAAGATCAGACCACAGACTTCAGCCTCAGAGGAAAAATGA